Below is a window of Arabidopsis thaliana chromosome 2, partial sequence DNA.
TATTATATGAGATTGACTCGCAATAAGAGGAATCCTTATTTTGTAGTGAATCACTAACGTAATACGAGTAATTTTTCGATGAGAAGAGTTGGCGTGTATAAGTGACGTGTTACATCACTCACGTTGTGAGAGgcaaaaaatttttttttctttattctttaaatttaaGAGGTTCTGAGGCGAAGCCCGTAATTTACTAGATCCAAAACCAcagcatgtaatattagtttcgtctCAAACATCACTCAAACCGAGGAAAAGAATTATTGCATGAGAAATGAAAGAACATTTACTCgtagagaaaaaagaaaaaacattgacGTATAGATTTTGCTTTTAATGAATAACAACGAGTTACCggcatatatttatttctttcaaaaattatttactgTCCATTaattctctatatatttatatatatcaaatactatatacattttaaattaaagaagGAATTTCTATGTTAGTTGTAGATTTTAATTGATTggaaaattcaattaaaaatatactttataaTTGAATTACTTAGAATTTTATCTTACATTTTAGTAGATttggaaatattttaaacGGTCTTATAGTCCATGTTATATCAGTGGTCATGTACTCAACTTGGTtatagacatatatatttggtttgccacttgtttgtgttttcttaCCGGCTTGCTCTTTGTCATGTGTATTGCACATCCGGTTCCTCAATCGCGTTCAAACATGTACCTCATTTGGTTCTCGTCTTGCCGCTTCACCCGTGTATTCGAACTAGCAGTTCCCTTTGATAGAGTAAGAAAattagaagacaaaaagaagtctaaatctaaaattttagacaacaaaaaaaaaaaaaaaaagaagagagaagtctaaatcaaaaaggaaaatttgcATAAATTAGAAACCCAATTGATCAAGACTTGAAGATCACATGCATTCAGGGATTTGGTGTTTACTTCATTGTAAAAAgacgaaaaaaaacatatgagaaGTAGAcgccaataaaaaaaaaagcctcgTTGTTGGTTTGTGCGATGCGGCATgtggttgttttgtttttgagctGACGAAGTGTGTTGGTATGTTCGTGAATCCCATCTATGTATTTAAGATTCTAAAATTAATAGAATGGATTCTAAAACACATACCTTAATTTCTCCTTAGCCTCAAATTAATCAATGTCTAGTATATATCATAGTTATACTTATACATGACCTGATGACCATATTAGTATATTATATTAGCCACATATTGGACGTACAAAAGAACATGGGATGCAATGCTAGCTAATTTGAGGTAGACCTTGTAAGAATAGTAACTACACGTATCAATCATGGAAACACAAAGTAATCATAACCGAAATCGATGTTTAAAgtgtgatgatgaagaaaccaaaatgcTTGAGTTTGAGATTGGAAAAGGAAATGATGGTTCGCTTGACAACAAGATTGACTCAAAAATGTTGTTTGCCTTTTCTACATGAATCATAACACTTGTTCATGTTTCCGGCAAAATCATTTCTACAGTCACACGCATGGTCACTTCCTCGTATTTCCAACTTTTTTCTATGCATTACATACGTATGAATGATGCGTGTTGTTTTTtgccaaatatatatacatacgtATTTTCTGGCATCCCATATGGCGAGATTCTATAATTCATAAAATGGATTTTGGGATCTTTAGGTTATGACTTATGATTAAAGACTGAGCTAAATTGGGTTTTGATTATtaagataattaattaatttataccAAAATCACTATATGCAATACAACGAATAATACGTTTTAAGTGcgattaaataattaaaattgattttttaaacaTCTAACGTAAGATACAATACTATAATCATTTGTGTATTTCCTTAACaactaaacaaataaaggCAACAAATAATTAGGTTGCATATAATTATAAGTAACAGTATGAAATAACACAATGATTTGGAAATATCTAATCATAATTCTGATGtgtcatttgttttctgattttttatttttcttacccATTGTTTTCTGATAGTTACTAGAGActataatgaaaatatgaaatcagGGAAAAGAAagttgcccaaaaaaaaaaaaagagtggaTCAACGTCTTCTTGAAGCACCGTGGGCCTACTGAGgcccaacaaaataaattcaaattatgggCTATTATAAACTTAGCATCGAAAAATGTGAGCCGTTAAATGCAAAGCagagaaaaaaagtgaattaactaaaaacagtaaaacacaCAGAATTTGGGAGATGGGTCGTCTCTCCTTCACTGTTCCTTCGCACGTGAGTGTGATTTTATGCATGTTGATGTTATTTATGACTTATGATAATGTTACTCTCAAGTCTCACCGTTTCTCCATTCATCGatatgcttcttctctttattggTCTTGGTCAACAATAAAACATGTTCTAATATGATAGCTACAagctacaaaagaaaaattattgtttgtcAACTTCTTGATAACAGTTAATTACAAATTCATTTAATACATATCATAAGTAAAAACAAGTTCTTGATGACCACCTAGTTGACCTTGAGTCCTTGACGATGAATGTAAATCAACTTTCCAACTAGCgtcaaacttaaaaaaaaaacaaatattgctTATTACATTGATATTCGTCCACCaatatttctgaaatttttttattgagttGGCATATTTACCTAATACctgaaaaaagcaaaagcaagagATGTGGAGGTGGTTAAGTGGTTCTGAGGTAACTTAAGTataactaaagaagaagacgacaagTTAACCAACTCATTAACCAAATAATTTTCCTCCATCTAAAAGTATGAAAACACGAAAATGTATATGGCATATGTAATATAGGTTGATATCTATAATTTTCtggttttattaatttgaaacAATATCACAAAATTGTTGATATCTAATCATCCAAATTCAAACTTGTAAACTAAAAGAAAgttgccaaaaaaataagtaagaagagttgaaaagaaaagacgaaaaaaaacacagaggTATCCCAATAAGACGAGTGCCTTGAAAGTACAAACAATCGAAGTTTAATAGGAAATAATAGGGGACAAGTGGACAACTAATATTGTTGACTATTAAGTTTTCCTTAATATAGTTCGAGAATTTAAAGTATGGTTTATATAATACTCTCAATCATGTTTGGACCGAAACACGAAGAAGAAGCCGACGTTGGTGTGCCGTCCACGACCCGCATGACCCTCCTTGACGTTGAACTTGTACActtattatatagttatatacaaaaatgatttatgacatatataaagtaaattcaacataaaatcctattaaaaatgttaaatagtTTAATGACGTTAGCTAAACCCTATCCCGTTCTCTCGGTTAGCCAAGACCAAGAGGACCGAAAAAATGTAATCCATTTGGATTTGGTGAACGaaacttatatatttgatcGTTGCTTTGTAAAgtaatatattcattttatacatcatatgtttgttttggtaacAGAACTGTAGtatattataacaaaataatatttttgaccCGTTTCAGATTCTGCAACTAAAAAGTATATTATTGCTAAACCTGAACCATAATAAACTAAgttatatgatttaaaatatgtttcgAATTTAACCGATACGTTGTCTTATTCGAGTGGATATTAATGTCGCCAAACGTATGCCAATTCTGTAGCCTTATGGTGCGCAATAAATCACTTTGGTCCTCTCTTATCTCGAAGAACATAAATTGCATACCTTATCTTCTTATTTACTCATTCTCACGAAAACATCTTATCGTTTCAAAAGCATATAGTTTACTAATCGtctcatatttttctaattgtataaattaacATGGACGTACAAACAATAtctaataagatttttttgtttgtttttaagttttcctattataaaatttagaatcctaatatctttttgtaatttgatAAGGAcaacatataaattattaatatttgacATTCAACAAGTCACAAATGAATAATGATTGATTATTCTTATATTGATTTGGATTGTTCCACTAACATGaacaaattgtttaaaaatggATGAAATATTTGAGAAAGTTTGTATGgctaaacttatttttttttaaactaatcatatatattatcgtcgaaatttcaaatttcctattataaaattataatcctaatttattttgtaattccATAAAGAACACACATAGATAACTAGAACCTAACATACAATAAGCCAAAAAATGATTGTATATTTAAGTTATCTGATTGTGAAATGTTCCACTAACTcgaacaaataaaatatccGAGAAAGTCTCTTCTTATCATTTATATTAAAGTTGTGttcttaaatcaataaatcaaAGATAAGGACATCACACTTGTGATATTACCCAAActattgatatttttctttttgcttatCTCCCCAAATTCAACTTTACGTGTGTATAAAAACAGGTAAATCAATAAACCAATGAGGTGTGATCATCTGAGAATGTTCTCCCGATTTAGCAATCTACTACACTAAATATCAACCGTTGGATCAAAAAACCAATACCCTTGAGAACACTAACATCCAACGGTTCTTTCTTATGTATAAATGTAGAAACAACTGTTGTGTGTAAAcggaatgaaaaaaaaacagaagcagagagagaaaagagaagacagAGTCAATTCAATTTCtgaaaaaaagttcaaatttttctaataaattttgatttcccATTAGTCAgaaacatcttctttctcGTGCCCGGAGctcaatttttcaaatttcattgaaaaatCGAAGCTTTCCTGGAAAATTTTTGCATTCTCTATTACATCGTCTTCACCTAATTTTCCATTAATGGGTATCTCAAAAGACAGGATCAAATTCAACGTTGGTGGACGACTCTTCGAAACGACGGCGACGACGTTAGCAAACGCAGGTCGTGATTCTTTCTTCGGAGCATTGTTCGACGACGAATGGAATCTTTCACCACTTGAAGATTCCATTCTTTTCGTAGACAGAAACTCAGATTGCTTCGCAgttcttcttgatcttctccGTACGGGAGACCTTAACGTTCCGGCCAACATCCCTGAGCGTCTCCTTCATAGAGAAGCTTCTTTCTACGGTTTACTTGACCATGTACGGACCGCTAAATGGGGTCCGTTTGATGGTAACCGTCTTCGTCTATCGGATTCTGTTAAAGGAATTGCTCCCGGAGACGGAACCGCCATCAGGGCAGGTCCTGATGGCGGTTGTTGCGTCGCGCACGGGAGTgttgttcatgtttttgatTGGATGTTGGAAGAACATTCTCCGATCAACCTTGATTACCAGAGAGTAAACGATGTTGGCTGGATTGATTCAGACAACATCGTACTCTCTGCTTGTGAGAAATTGGGAAGAGGAGATGGAGGAATGGGACTGTTCAGTTCATCTTCCGGTGATCTTCGGTATAAGTTTCAGGTCTGTCATGAGAATCAGGTGAAGAGTTATACAGCTGGAGCTTTGAGTTTTTCGCCGGATTATGAGATTTTTGCGAGCTGCAAAGGTCGGAGTAATGAGTATGGAATCGGAGTTTGGGATCAGATAACTGGAAAGCAAACCGATTTCTTCTACGAGAGTCCTGGTTGGTCACTTGGTGATGCTGACAAGCTTCAATGGCTGAATGGTAAGAACTGTCTTCTTGTGGCTACATTGTTTCCAAGAAAGGACAACTGTTACATTAGTTTGTTGGATTTTCGGGACAAGAACATGGTTTGGTCATGGTCGGATATTGGGTCTCCTATGGCGATAGACgagaagagagtgagagatgCAATAGCTATGGAAGATAGCAATTCGATTTGTGTGGTGAATGAGTTTGAGGATTTGGGGTTTATTGATCTGAGGATGTATGGAGGAAGCGTGAGGTGGAGTTCGAGAAGTAAACTGATGAAGAGTAAGATGCCTGATGAGCCTTGTTACCCGAAACTAGCTTTGCATGAAGGCCagcttttctcatcaatgaatgATTCTATCTCTGTGTTCTGTGGACCAGACTGGGTCTTAACTTCTAGGCTAAGAAGAAGCTATGGTGGCTCAATCTGTGATTTCTCCATTGGTGGCGACCGCCTTTTTGCATTGCATAGCGAGGAGAATGTGTTTGATGTCTGGGAGACTCCGCCTTGTCCGATCATATAATTCACTACCTTAATACTCTGGTTTGCTTTTGTTCACGTTTAGTTTGCTTGTTTTAATAGAGTCCTTAGAAAACTACAGAGAAAAGAATAGCAATAGACAAAGACAACTATAGCAATAGACTGATGATCTTAGTTTTGTTCTATACAAAGAAAGTGTTGCTTCTTACTAAGAAATGATATCGATTTTATACGATTTTATGTCTCTTACACCGATCAACGATAGCCAGGTCTTCACTCGATACAGAGTTCTTAGTATTAgctgtgttttattttattctcgTTAGACTTACTAAGCTGTTTCCATGGTGGTCCAAAATCTCAACCTCAGCTTCTTTAAGGTTTTTTGAGGATTCGTTACCTTAGTACATGTGAGTGGTTGCAACTGCTACTGTCTTTTGGGGGCAGTTAAAGTTTATATCTTCATTTCGCTTTTCCTTAAAGATTCAAGATTTTagcttttagtttttggaaggaattttcttttctcatttaCACTTTCCGGGAAAGTTTGTGGCATAACAATGTGAGCTACCACATTGGATAAGCTCTGACCTTTAAAGAATCTAGTTCACTTCTTACCATCACTTTGCAAAATCAGTCTCTACCCTCTCTGTTCCATTTCCATTCTTAAAAGCTATATTCTCATTCAAGAATATTGGAAATCtgatatgttaaaaaaaaagatggaaaagCTTACCTAACCGTTGAGAAAATCAAAGACTCCCTCAAGGCAAGTACAATCAGCTCGAGTAGTCAAAAGCAATGTAGTTTTCCTGATTATCACCTTCTTTCTTGAAAGCTTCCCTGAATCACAGAAAAGGCTTAAATTTGATACAAAACTCAAACGTACCAACTGTCAAGATCTTCACTATCCCAAGGATACAAACTAACAACGAAGTGATCCTGTTTACCGCTTTCGGACCAGTTTTACCTACGGACTATGCAACACATGCACCACTACTTCAAACCAAAATGTAGTAGCAATATACAACGATCAAAAAGCTCTTAACAGAATAAAAGCAAGAATAGTAGTTGTATGAGGGTATGGCATAAGGGGACGACATTGCTGCTATGCCTGCAACAAGTTTGATAAGAACATAGCTGGTTACCAACAAATCTTTCTAGACTAACTACAATAGACCATTGCACATTTGCTAGAGATCATGTATAGTTCGAGTTTTCAAGTACACAAAATCTAGACTTAAAATCAAAGGAAAACATAGCCTTTGATCtaataaaaacagaataaCAGTCTGAAGTGAGAATTTGCGGCCTAGCGTTCAACCCGGAAAGACAGGACCGGATCATATCTGTTGCGGAACAACACACGATTCTCCCTTGAGGATCTCCAACAATTGATATTGTCTTCAgcctttcttttatttgtatgtACTCCATATTTATAGGGGTAAGTTACATTGCGTGACCCAACGGTGAACAAAATCGAGTCCCCAGTCAAACCACAACCATGAGGAAGCTCCTTAGCGGAGCAGTAGAAATTCCCCAGGTGTCcaccaagaaacaaaacacgGTCTCCCAAATCGCTGACCTCAACCCATTCAGCAGCCTCCTCATCTAGCCTACTTACTCTACATCTTAGGAAGTCTGTCTTAACCAGGAAAAGCTCCTCATTGCCAGATGGAACCAGAAAGTTGGAGTCGATATGAGGTGTTAGGGGAGTCGCTTCCAGCGAAGAAGGATCGATAACGAACGTGTCCCCATTAAAGAAAGTTGCATAGAACCTTCCTCTAAAAGTGAATAACTCCTTACATGAAGCAGTTGAGGGTTTCTCAAGCCGAATCCATCTCATTTCAGTACTTCttaacaccaaaaacaaatcagtgcAGTCGAGGAGCGCAACGAATtcgcctcctcctccttgtTCGTTTAGCGGAAGAAAAGCTGCACTGTATTCTTCAGGATTGCAACCGATCATCAATCTGTACTTATGGCCCAGAGGGATGATCTGGCAGTCAAGCATGTTCATCAAAATTGGCTCAGTTCCTGGAACATTGACTTTCACTGAGCACTGAAGAGGAGATGGAAGCTCCACATGATCATTTGACTTATCTTGGCCTAATCCTCCCAGAAAATATTCGGAGGAAGCATCAGCAGCATCAGGAGGAGTTAGAACTCTAAAGAGGAACAAAGGGACCTTCTCCAGGGTGCAGCACAAGTCTTTGCTTTCTAAAGGGAAAGCGGGAAGAGAGTAACTTTGGCGtaatagagaagaaggaaatggaAATGTGGATCGCCATGAGCGGCAAACAGAGCGGGCATGAACAGCATCGAAATAGTGATCCTCTAGATGCGTTGAGATAATGTGAAGTAGCTCTTCAGGGAGCTGAGACCAGTCTGGCATTATCGATGATGttgatatcttctttttcattgcCATGCTTGCTGCTGAAGAACACAGAAATTTACTGCTGCAATTTCGAaaatttacaacttttttttaggGGTTTGATGAAATTGCTGAAACGATCCAACTCTTccatttttagaaaattctcAGTTCATTCTTGGAAAATAAAACCCAACAGGAAAAAATTGATTTCACTGAAGCTCCAAAGGTCATAATCAATTCTGGGTTTGATCAATTTGCCACAGGAAAAACTAAAAGTTGGTAACAGAAAATTCACAGTTCATTATAGAATATTCGCAGGGATTAAAGAGATAGGTCGTAGTAGTACCGTAACTTGGAGAAAAAGTTGGAGCTTCCTGCAGATTCTTCAGAGCCCTTTCGTAGCGTCGACAAATGGGGATAGAGACTAGTTAAGATTTAGAGCGAATTTGGTTTGGGGTTGGATTGATTGGGAAAGCAAAGAACCGAAGGGATTGAGACGGTTTATATCAAATGAGCCGGTTAAGACTTTGGTTTTCGGATAGACTTGAGATGACGTCGTTTTTGCattatgttgttgttatgtttcttttcttcgttCTGTTGATTGTTTTGTACTCTTGTTTCTCTCCTCTGTACCCAAGAATATTTTTGATACTGATTTGCCAAGAGGTATCTTCGATCGGTTTGAATCTTAGGAACTCGTAAAGTGATGTGAGTTCTTGTTTTTGGAACGGTTAATAAACGCTAGTACGCAACATTAATGAAATAACACAGAGCTTGGTAACCCCATCAATGAAACTCCCTAGGCTAACTATAGAAGTaagtttcattttcctttaaaGATGATTTCAAGAACTTAGCTTTAGCTTTTGGAAggaattttcttttctcattgACACTCTCTGGGAAAGTTCTGGCGTAACAGTATTAGTATGTGAGCTACCACAGTGGATATGCTCTGATCTTTAAAGAATCTAGTTCACTTCTTTTCATCactttgaaaaaacaaatgtctaCCCTCTCTATTCCACTTAAAAGCTATATTCTCATTCAAAATGACATCGGtataatatgttaaaaagATGGAAAAGCTAACTTAAACGtcgagaaaaatcaaagactCCAGGGAAATATCAACGAGCTAGAGTAATCAGCCATTGCTTTATTGAGGAAGTCTTCGGGAGCTACACGGTCAAAAGCAATGTAGTTTTCCTACATTTAGTCCATATCGTCGTCATCAAGCGCCAGTTCCATTCAAGTAGCAAGATTTTTAAACTGCACAAGGCAGCACACAATAAAAGATCAGTGACCAAGAAAAGAGTTTCTATATCGTGGCTAAACGTTTCAGTTTTGGACAGTGTCAAATTGTTCAAAAAGATCATGATGAcgaaaaaaagttataagaaCTCAGAACTGAGATTTAACTTCAACATTAAATACCAGTGATCCAACAATGGGTAACATGAGATATCACAAAATCCATACCTAAAAATATGATaggaatttatgtttttatttctctaaagCAGGATTTTACTGCCTAGCAGTCTTCATGGAGAGCCATAACCGGAAAAAATGGTTGAGTATCATCACACGATTCTCCCTTGAGATCTTTTACCGCACTTTGTTTATAGTATAAAAATGCATTGCCTGACTGATCGCCGAACAAAACTGCGTTCTCAGTCAAACCAAAACCCCGAGGAAATTCCTTAGCCGAGCAAGAGAGATTTCCAAGTAACAATACACAGTCTCCCAAATCACCGACCTCAACCCATTTACCAGCCTTCTCATCTACCCTCCTCACTCTACGAGCTAACCGACTAAAGTCTATTACAACATCATTTGGGATGATTACCTCAACCAGGAAAAGTTCATCTTTGCCATATGGAACCAGAGACCGTAATTCTCGCGGGTCCTGAGGTGAGGACAACAGAAGAGTCACCTCCAGCGAATAAGGATCGATAACGACGATTTGTCCTGAAAGAAAAAGTGCATAAAATCTGCCTCTAAAAGTGACTATATCAACGCATATAGTATATGGGACGTTCTCAAGCTGCTTCCACCTCATTTCAGCACTTGTTAACACCAGCAAAGTGTCAGAGACTTCGAGAAGCACAACAaattctcctcttcttccctCCTTGTCTAGCCGAAGAAAAGTCGCGCGATTATATTCCCAACCGATCATTCTGTACTTATGGCCCAAAGGGATGATCTTTTTTGGAATAGATGCTGGGATCTTCACGTTCACTAAACATTGAAGAGCATCGGAAAGCTGATCATCAGCAATATCAGGAGATGGACCTTCTCGAGGGTGCACATGTTTTTGCTTTCTGAAGGGAATTCGTTGAACGAGGGAAGAGAGTAACTTGGGCGTAACAAGGGAGACAAAGGAAATGTGGATCGCCACAAGCTGCAAACAGAGCGAGCATGAACAACATCGAAACAGTTGTCCCCTAGATACTTCAAGATACAGTAGCTCCTCAGGGAGCTCAGACCAGTCTGGGGTTATCGATGATGTTGATGTCTTCTTCGTTTTGGGTTCTGCCATGTTTGCTAATGGAGACAGAAAACGCTGCAATCTACGAATTTgctaaaaaaattctaatttacATTTGAATTGATTGTACAGTAAAATCGCAACAAAATATTGGGGAAAAAACCCGAAGATTCATTTGGCATAAAGAGATATGATCGTACCGTAACTTGGAGCCCAAGGTCTCTGGAGAAtttgaaggaagagagagtgaTTTTGATTAAGCTTTAAAGAAATTGAGTATACAAAGGAAGAATCGCTTCCGCTGTAGCAATTTACTGTTAGTGTCGATTGTGAAGTTTGCCCTAGACTAGTGTCGTAGACGAGAAGATTTGAGGTGGGACATGAATTGAGAAAGAGGTGGGATTCGGTTCGAGATTGAATTGGGAAATTAACCGAAGGAATTGGCCGGTTAAAATCAAGTGAAGCTGATTAAACAATtcgggttttgattttgaatataaaGATCACGTTTGATAGTGGATTGATAGGCAAAGCTTTGCGAGATGTATCTTTGATCATTTGGAACACGCAAAGTGTTGTGTTCTTGTTCGttcaattctaaaacaaaacgaTTGATTGAAAAGGTATGAGTTTGTGAAGTTTGTGCAATAGATTGCAAGGTTAAAGCGATTGGCTTTGATCGAATGGGAGCATTTCCGATACATGTAGCGCCTGGATAttcaaaaaatggaaaattgaaaatagagAGGCTGCTCGAAAACACtcaaagttaaaaataatgtattagACTTAGGGCTTGATTGGTTCTCCCTTTACCACCCGCAAACGCTTGTTAGCGATTGACACCAATCATAGAAATCGTTAGATATCGTTTTGGACCGCTCGAAATCGCCCgtttttcaaaaactctttTCCGCAATCGTTTGCGGTTGCGAGCGGTAGCGgttaggttaaaaaaaaatatcattttttaattaaattaaataattgtgGCTTCCATCCAAACTCTAATtactataattaaaataatctaatcttttatatatctgatttttattagaaaaccttaatcaatatattgtaATCGTATTGTCTCAATTATGGCATCcgatgaaaatcaaaatcaagaatcaaacataaGTATCATCTATCCTTTTATTCATTCATTACCTAGTGTAATTCTTTAACTATTTCATAGCAtcgttgtttttattttattttgtattcttttgagttttttgattgaatacatgTTTCGATTTGTTTTCTCGATTAGAAATCATTTGGTCGGACGAGatgatatattgtatttttatttggtcagaaaatcaaattttctaatattataaatttatcataatatattgtatttttatttcttttaatagtaatatattatatttattttggttattttttatttaattactatcgCATCCGCTGGTTTACCAGTCAAACCCCGCAAACGCACCCATTATCAAACGCTCA
It encodes the following:
- a CDS encoding BTB/POZ domain with WD40/YVTN repeat-like protein (BTB/POZ domain with WD40/YVTN repeat-like protein; FUNCTIONS IN: voltage-gated potassium channel activity; INVOLVED IN: potassium ion transport; LOCATED IN: voltage-gated potassium channel complex, membrane; EXPRESSED IN: 17 plant structures; EXPRESSED DURING: 11 growth stages; CONTAINS InterPro DOMAIN/s: WD40 repeat-like-containing domain (InterPro:IPR011046), BTB/POZ fold (InterPro:IPR011333), Potassium channel, voltage dependent, Kv, tetramerisation (InterPro:IPR003131), BTB/POZ-like (InterPro:IPR000210); BEST Arabidopsis thaliana protein match is: BTB/POZ domain with WD40/YVTN repeat-like protein (TAIR:AT4G30940.1); Has 926 Blast hits to 912 proteins in 109 species: Archae - 0; Bacteria - 2; Metazoa - 686; Fungi - 7; Plants - 126; Viruses - 0; Other Eukaryotes - 105 (source: NCBI BLink).), whose protein sequence is MGISKDRIKFNVGGRLFETTATTLANAGRDSFFGALFDDEWNLSPLEDSILFVDRNSDCFAVLLDLLRTGDLNVPANIPERLLHREASFYGLLDHVRTAKWGPFDGNRLRLSDSVKGIAPGDGTAIRAGPDGGCCVAHGSVVHVFDWMLEEHSPINLDYQRVNDVGWIDSDNIVLSACEKLGRGDGGMGLFSSSSGDLRYKFQVCHENQVKSYTAGALSFSPDYEIFASCKGRSNEYGIGVWDQITGKQTDFFYESPGWSLGDADKLQWLNGKNCLLVATLFPRKDNCYISLLDFRDKNMVWSWSDIGSPMAIDEKRVRDAIAMEDSNSICVVNEFEDLGFIDLRMYGGSVRWSSRSKLMKSKMPDEPCYPKLALHEGQLFSSMNDSISVFCGPDWVLTSRLRRSYGGSICDFSIGGDRLFALHSEENVFDVWETPPCPII
- a CDS encoding LOW protein: F-box/kelch-repeat protein (DUF295) (CONTAINS InterPro DOMAIN/s: F-box domain, cyclin-like (InterPro:IPR001810), Protein of unknown function DUF295 (InterPro:IPR005174); BEST Arabidopsis thaliana protein match is: Protein of unknown function (DUF295) (TAIR:AT1G64840.1); Has 35333 Blast hits to 34131 proteins in 2444 species: Archae - 798; Bacteria - 22429; Metazoa - 974; Fungi - 991; Plants - 531; Viruses - 0; Other Eukaryotes - 9610 (source: NCBI BLink).), whose translation is MAMKKKISTSSIMPDWSQLPEELLHIISTHLEDHYFDAVHARSVCRSWRSTFPFPSSLLRQSYSLPAFPLESKDLCCTLEKVPLFLFRVLTPPDAADASSEYFLGGLGQDKSNDHVELPSPLQCSVKVNVPGTEPILMNMLDCQIIPLGHKYRLMIGCNPEEYSAAFLPLNEQGGGGEFVALLDCTDLFLVLRSTEMRWIRLEKPSTASCKELFTFRGRFYATFFNGDTFVIDPSSLEATPLTPHIDSNFLVPSGNEELFLVKTDFLRCRVSRLDEEAAEWVEVSDLGDRVLFLGGHLGNFYCSAKELPHGCGLTGDSILFTVGSRNVTYPYKYGVHTNKRKAEDNINCWRSSRENRVLFRNRYDPVLSFRVER
- a CDS encoding LOW protein: F-box/kelch-repeat protein (unknown protein; CONTAINS InterPro DOMAIN/s: Protein of unknown function DUF295 (InterPro:IPR005174); BEST Arabidopsis thaliana protein match is: Protein of unknown function (DUF295) (TAIR:AT1G64840.1); Has 124 Blast hits to 121 proteins in 7 species: Archae - 0; Bacteria - 0; Metazoa - 0; Fungi - 0; Plants - 124; Viruses - 0; Other Eukaryotes - 0 (source: NCBI BLink).) → MAEPKTKKTSTSSITPDWSELPEELLYLEVSRGQLFRCCSCSLCLQLVAIHISFVSLVTPKLLSSLVQRIPFRKQKHVHPREGPSPDIADDQLSDALQCLVNVKIPASIPKKIIPLGHKYRMIGWEYNRATFLRLDKEGRRGEFVVLLEVSDTLLVLTSAEMRWKQLENVPYTICVDIVTFRGRFYALFLSGQIVVIDPYSLEVTLLLSSPQDPRELRSLVPYGKDELFLVEVIIPNDVVIDFSRLARRVRRVDEKAGKWVEVGDLGDCVLLLGNLSCSAKEFPRGFGLTENAVLFGDQSGNAFLYYKQSAVKDLKGESCDDTQPFFPVMALHEDC